The genomic stretch AAGATTTGTACTCCTCCTTCGAGCCGAACAGCTCGGCTAGCCAGGCCCAATTATCGAACAAGCCGACCAGGTAGCTCAACGCGAAGTCTGGTCGCTCGTTCAGCGAATATGGCCACCCAACTAAGGGAGGCTGCTTGAACAGTTCATCCATCTGGCTGCTGTACGAGTCGCGCACCCTCGCGCGGGACATCGCAACGCCCCGCATCAGCTCCCCAGAGAAAAGACACGCCGCCCCATGCACCGCTTGGAAAGTAAACACAAGCGCCGAAGGTATCTGTGTCAGATAGGTCATGCCGGCCACGTTCCAGCCCGCGGGCCCTATCAGCTCATCCAGGATGCTCGTCTGGTTGCTGAACTTCGCGTTGCCCGACACCGCGCCTGCCACGGCTAGGCTCATTAGTGGGCTGTAAATCGAAGACCCCTCGGTCAGGATCCTTGGCAAGTCCGCGACGAGGGCTGCCTTGCCCTCGTAAGCACTCCTCCACGTACTCAGGTTTTTCGCCAGCGGTTCCCGCGTTTTCTGCACTAGCTTCCGCCAGCCCATCAAGTCCCCGCGCTGCGCTATCGCCAAGCCCGCCGCATACATCGCGCTAGCATCCTCCACTTTCACCTCAACGGGAACAACCGCTGGTGCCGCCCCGCCGCCTAACTCGCCTACGAACGGATTCTTTCCCAGCTCCGGCTTCTTCACTTTCGGAACCTTATGGACCTTGTGCAGCAGTTCTTTAAATTGTTCTTCAACACTCTTCTCATCGCTCAGGTTCACGTAGAACCGCGTGCTTACAGACTTGGGCAATACGCCTCCTCCATTTTCCTGTCGAATGATAGGGACAAATTTCGATGTTCCCAAGTTCTTCACTAATTCACCCGTCACAATCATGGCTTCGTAACCCACACCTCCTTTGCCGTCATCTGCCTTACGAACGTAGGCTTCGGTGCAAATCATCAGCACACAATCCGCCTCAGACACCCCTTTCTCCATGAACTTAGGCACGTCGTCGCCAGGACCGATTTCCCACTGGTCCAAAGTGACTTGGATCCCGTTGCTCATCAGTTTTGACGCGAGATCCGCCACCCACTTTTTGTGGGCAGGCGTGTCGTGCGAATACGAAATGAATACCTTTGGTGCTTGCGGTTCTTTTGGATCACTCATTTTATCTAAGTTGTTTTAAATTCGTTGTAGGGCGTGTTCAACAAGGTCCTTGATGGAGATTTCCAGCAGTGCCTGTGTGACCGGATCTTCCACCCGCACATAACGAACGCTCATCTGGCTGATGCGCACTTTTTCTTTCCGCAATGCCTCGCAGAAAGCTGCATCCTTTTTCAGCGATTTCCGGCCACCTTCCACTTTGTAGGTTGCGAACCGCCCCGTGGCTTTTCGTGC from Pedosphaera parvula Ellin514 encodes the following:
- a CDS encoding toll/interleukin-1 receptor domain-containing protein; this translates as MSDPKEPQAPKVFISYSHDTPAHKKWVADLASKLMSNGIQVTLDQWEIGPGDDVPKFMEKGVSEADCVLMICTEAYVRKADDGKGGVGYEAMIVTGELVKNLGTSKFVPIIRQENGGGVLPKSVSTRFYVNLSDEKSVEEQFKELLHKVHKVPKVKKPELGKNPFVGELGGGAAPAVVPVEVKVEDASAMYAAGLAIAQRGDLMGWRKLVQKTREPLAKNLSTWRSAYEGKAALVADLPRILTEGSSIYSPLMSLAVAGAVSGNAKFSNQTSILDELIGPAGWNVAGMTYLTQIPSALVFTFQAVHGAACLFSGELMRGVAMSRARVRDSYSSQMDELFKQPPLVGWPYSLNERPDFALSYLVGLFDNWAWLAELFGSKEEYKSSLVAYYLGLHVQELANLIASGNDAVLEADGHMPLVPIQSLRIEADQGSRSYRLLVHSPEEVRAIWRTLGVKDAQMAAAWDKWLSLTLRAMTAYRGQGTSWRRQFPHENLLKDIRPEGAGV